The Vespula vulgaris chromosome 4, iyVesVulg1.1, whole genome shotgun sequence genome has a segment encoding these proteins:
- the LOC127063145 gene encoding protein THEM6-like, producing the protein MIYYYLMMIIGILYFFFDINYFVRFLFTLIWTKFIQEKTKLLDETTIYGVCTTQDLDVIMSHMNNARYLREIDFSRFHYFIRTKVYSSLKKMGVKSVLGASCTRYRRSIPFFMMYKITTKLIYWDEKSFYFEHKFINVRDNFIHTIILSKQTTIGMKMSLNEFFKELEPEICLPEINDDLRLWMESMQHSSQKLKKKD; encoded by the exons atgatatattattatctcatGATGATTATTGgcattctttatttcttctttgatattaattattttgtgaGATTTTTATTCACGCTCATTTGGACCAAATTTATTcaagaaaagacaaaacttTTAGACGAAACTACGATCTATG GTGTATGTACTACTCAAGACTTGGACGTTATTATGTCACATATGAATAATGCAAGATATCTGCGTGAAAtagatttttctcgtttccattattttatacgaaccAAAGTGTATTCTTCGTTGAAGAAAATGGGTGTCAAGTCAGTCCTCGGTGCCTCGTGCACAAGATATCGACGATCGATTCCTTTCTTCATGATGTACAAAATTACGACTAag TTGATTTATTGGGACGAAAAAAGTTTCTATTTCGAGCATAAATTCATAAATGTTCGAGATAACTTCATTCATACCATTATTCTTAGCAAGCAAACGACGATTGGCATGAAGATGTCCttaaacgaatttttcaaGGAACTTGAACCTGAAATTTGTTTGCCTGAGATAAACGATGATTTGAGATTATGGATGGAATCGATGCAACACTCTTCTCAGAAACTCAAAAAGAAGGATtag
- the LOC127063148 gene encoding uncharacterized protein LOC127063148: MKSLHFDFVLSRDFDNLSPRVDLEIFALSWDSDNLSPRVDLEIFAGCHSNFDFVLSRDFDNLSPRVDLEIFALSWDSDNLSPRVDLEIFAGCHSNFDFVLSRDFDNLSPRVDLEIFALSWDSDNLSPRVDLEIFAGCHSSEY; this comes from the exons acttcgattttgtgctttcgagagactttgacaatctgtctccaagagtggacttagaaattttcgcactttcgTGGGActctgacaatctatctccacgagtggacttagaaatttttgcaggatgccattcga acttcgattttgtgctttcgagagactttgacaatctgtctccaagagtggacttagaaattttcgcactttcgTGGGActctgacaatctatctccacgagtggacttagaaatttttgcaggatgccattcga acttcgattttgtgctttcgagagactttgacaatctgtctccaagagtggacttagaaattttcgcactttcgTGGGActctgacaatctatctccacgagtggacttagaaatttttgcaggatgccattcgagtgagtattaa